The genomic DNA CCCATCCATGCCTTCCCACCCCGCCCCATCCATGCCTCCACCCCCACATCCCACCCCATGCCTTCCACCCCCGCCCCATCCATGCCTTCCACCCCCCCGCCCCATCCATGCCTTCCACCCCCACCCCATCCATGCCTTCCACCCCCACGCCCCATCCATGCCTTCCACCCCGCCCCAATCCATGCCTTCCACCCCCAGCCCCATCCATGCCTTCCACCCCCGCCCCATCCATGCTCTTCCACCCCCGCCCCATCCATGCCTTCCACCCCCGCCCCATCCATGCCTTCCACCCCCCGCCCATCCATGCCTTCCACCCCCGCCCCATCCATGCCTTCCACCCCCCGCCCCATCCATGCCTTCCACCCCCCGCCCCATCCATGCCTTCCACCCCCCGCCCCATCCATGCACTTCCGCCCCATCCATGCCTTCCACCCCCCCTTCCACCCCCGCCCCCATCCATGCCTTCCACCCCCGCCCCATCCATGCCTTCCACCCCCGCCCCATCCATGCCTTCCGCCCCATCCATGCCTTCCACCCCCCCCATCCATGCCTTCCACCCCCGCCCCATCCATGctttccaccccccccccatccatgcTTTCCACCCCGCCCCATCCATGctttccaccccccaccccatccatgccttccaccccaccccatccatgccttccatccatcccatcccatcAATGCCTTCCGTTTTCCACCCCGCCCCATCCATGCATCTCATCCATGCTCTTCTACCTCTCGCCCCATCCACCCCCTATCCATGCCCCATCCATGCCTTCCACCCCCCACATCCCATCCATGCCTTCCACCCCCGCCCTATCCCCCCACCCCCGCCCCATCCATGCCTTCCACCCTCCGCCCCATCCATGCCTTCCACCCCCCGCCCCATCCATGCCTtccaccctccatccatccca from Oncorhynchus masou masou isolate Uvic2021 unplaced genomic scaffold, UVic_Omas_1.1 unplaced_scaffold_12568, whole genome shotgun sequence includes the following:
- the LOC135530106 gene encoding uncharacterized protein LOC135530106, whose product is MPSTPAPSMLFHPRPIHAFHPRPIHAFHPPPIHAFHPRPIHAFHPPPHPCLPPPAPSMPSTPRPIHALPPHPCLPPPLPPPPPSMPSTPAPSMPSTPAPSMPSAPSMPSTPPIHAFHPRPIHAFHPPPIHAFHPAPSMLSTPHPIHAFHPTPSMPSIHPIPSMPSVFHPAPSMHLIHALLPLAPSTPYPCPIHAFHPPHPIHAFHPRPIPPPPPHPCLPPSAPSMPSTPRPIHAFHPPSIPSTPSTAPSMHPIHAFTPAPSMPSTPAPIHAFHPRHLLHPQHPIHAFSTPAPIHVFPPPPHPRLPPPHPIHAFPPPHPIHALPTPTSHPCLPHPINAFHPRPSKPCSSTPAPSMLFHPHIPSMPFYPHHSPIHAFHLRPIHAFHPPPIHAFHPSIPSMPSTP